A genomic window from Lotus japonicus ecotype B-129 chromosome 1, LjGifu_v1.2 includes:
- the LOC130730320 gene encoding probable xyloglucan endotransglucosylase/hydrolase protein 32: MALLVFAILIFLAPSSNAYWPPSPGYWPSSKVRSLSFHKGFRNLWGPQHQRLDQSTLSIWLDRTTGSGFKSVRPFRSGYFGASIKLQPGYTAGVITAFYLSNNEAHPGFHDEVDIEFLGTTFGKPYVLQTNVYIRGSGDGKIIGREMKFNLWFDPTKDFHHYAILWSPKEIIFLVDDVPIRRYPRKSSATFPVRPMWLYGSIWDASSWATEDGKYKADYKYQPFVAKYTNFKASGCSAFAPRWCHPASASPYPSGGLTSQQYGAMSFVQRHHMVYNYCQDSKRDHRLTPECWG; this comes from the exons ATGGCTCTCCTTGTCTTTGCTATTTTGATCTTCTTGGCCCCTTCAAGCAATGCCTACTGGCCACCTTCACCTGGCTACTGGCCAAGTTCCAAAGTCAGGTCTTTGAGCTTTCACAAAGGATTTAGGAACCTATGGGGCCCTCAGCACCAAAGACTAGACCAAAGTACATTATCAATTTGGCTAGATAGAACCACAG GAAGTGGCTTCAAATCGGTACGTCCATTTCGATCCGGGTACTTTGGTGCTTCCATTAAGCTCCAACCTGGGTACACTGCAGGAGTTATAACAGCTTTCTAT CTTTCCAACAATGAAGCACATCCTGGTTTCCATGATGAAGTGGACATTGAGTTTCTTGGGACAACATTTGGAAAGCCTTATGTTTTGCAGACCAATGTTTATATAAGAGGGAGTGGAGATGGGAAAATTATAGGTAGAGAGATGAAGTTCAATCTGTGGTTTGATCCTACCAAAGATTTTCACCATTATGCTATACTTTGGAGTCCTAAGGAAATCAT TTTCCTAGTAGATGATGTGCCAATAAGGAGGTACCCGAGGAAGAGCAGTGCAACATTTCCAGTGAGGCCAATGTGGCTTTATGGTTCAATATGGGATGCCTCATCATGGGCAACAGAAGATGGAAAGTACAAAGCTGATTACAAGTATCAACCTTTTGTTGCAAAATACACCAACTTCAAAGCTAGTGGCTGCTCAGCCTTTGCCCCTCGGTGGTGCCACCCGGCCTCAGCCTCACCGTACCCCTCAGGTGGGTTGACCTCACAGCAGTACGGGGCCATGTCGTTTGTGCAGAGACACCACATGGTTTATAACTATTGTCAAGACTCCAAAAGAGATCACAGGCTCACACCTGAGTGTTGGGGTTAA